The Mesomycoplasma ovipneumoniae ATCC 29419 genome segment ATTTCTCAAATACCACCAATAATTCAGTAAATTTGAAGTGAAGCTTGAAAAATTACTCCAAAAAACACAAAAATTATTGACATGATTCTTTGTGTTTTTACTTGTTTTTTATATGTTTCATTTTCCTGAGCATTTATTATTCTTTTTGTTTTATTTTTATTTAAAAGTTTTGGAATTATTTGCTGCAATCCTTGAACTATAACCGTAATAATTATTATTGGAAGATAAATTCATTGTCCATCAAAAAGTTTTTGATAAGAAGTTGCTGCTAATTCAAGACCTAAAAAATAAGTAACTTTAAAGCTAGGAATTCCCTGGAGCGCTCGTCAAACAGCTATAAAAATAGGCATAGTTACTAAAATTTGGGAAAAAGGCGCAAATGGTGAAAAATTATTCTTTTTATAAAGGTCAGCAACTTCTTGTCGATGACGTTGTTGCATGACTTTATTTTTTTTGTAATTTTCGTATTTTGCATCAATTTTAGCTTTTTTTAGTTGTAGTTCATTTTGCTTATTTTGACCAAAAATCGTTTTAAATCTGAAAGCAAAAGAGATAAGTTTTGTTATTACAACGATTGTTAAAATCGCCAAAATTGTTATTCAACCAGATCAGGCAGATAATGACTGAGACGAGGTGACTCACGTAATTATTTTAGAAATCGGGTAAACAAACATTGCATAAAAAGGCCCTAATTTCCATGACTCAAGCCAGCTAACTATCGGGAATGATGGAACTTGATTTTGGAAAGCAATTTTTCTTGCAAATTCTTCGTCGTTATTGTTCCAGTTGTAAGTTTTGTTCTGTATATCAATTCGGGAAAAATTAATAGGAAAAATTATTTTTTTTATAGATTCAGCGTATCCAGAAATAATTTTTTCAGTTTCAGGAGAAATTTCTTTTCCTGCTTTTGTTTCAAATTCTTCAATTGCATTTTCCAGTTTATTATTTGAAAATTCTGGTAATGAAATTAATTTATTATAAAGAACTTGAAGAACATCACGGCTAAAAGTTGCATAACTCCGATTAACAGGCGGGAGTTTACTGTCTATTTTAAAGAAAAACTGGTCAATTTTTTCAGTTATGTTG includes the following:
- the yidC gene encoding membrane protein insertase YidC; translated protein: MKNKQTRPKAFDYFQNQNGSKKNSFKNFKSIFKFLKVFFYTIIFGISLTGCIQSLVVKTSHNVGEALEFYNSKEEITPNYTIFKKSENESAPGIELATKNNNFLISADSKKVNQESILNVLRQQIGDKNSDFGEFNSLLLFQNNENEFEYLKGDKTNEFIFFSSAQKSYEQKTVWTEIKLPSPKYFSQKADKNYFESLQNAKSLPINNFNFQNNNDTANITEKIDQFFFKIDSKLPPVNRSYATFSRDVLQVLYNKLISLPEFSNNKLENAIEEFETKAGKEISPETEKIISGYAESIKKIIFPINFSRIDIQNKTYNWNNNDEEFARKIAFQNQVPSFPIVSWLESWKLGPFYAMFVYPISKIITWVTSSQSLSAWSGWITILAILTIVVITKLISFAFRFKTIFGQNKQNELQLKKAKIDAKYENYKKNKVMQQRHRQEVADLYKKNNFSPFAPFSQILVTMPIFIAVWRALQGIPSFKVTYFLGLELAATSYQKLFDGQWIYLPIIIITVIVQGLQQIIPKLLNKNKTKRIINAQENETYKKQVKTQRIMSIIFVFFGVIFQASLQIYWIIGGIWEIMQALGVHYFQKSKTYREKVQPWMRRKKWI